A window of the Parafrankia discariae genome harbors these coding sequences:
- a CDS encoding FtsK/SpoIIIE family DNA translocase, which yields MATRTSNARPQAQSKPRPATARSGGSGATGRAPAGGRAGSSTRGGAARGASTRRRATAPKAPVQLLIAQAVIKAVYHGWMAAAGMLGGLLRRFGRGTRDLRIDSGHRRDGLGLAAFGAAILLGAALWGGAGGPIGAFVAAGVELFVGVGALAVPLFFLGASWRLVRSPSDPDSRGRVVIGWAAVAVGILGVLHIARGLPDFADGTGRLRDGGGMLGLLGSAPLVSAVTPYVAVPLLLLIAFFGLLVVTATPVRQVPEKLRELAERLTVPIRAPGDSYDEFEDEYDDLDADDAAGTGVIDELLEDEAPPARGRRGRAGRAGRSGSGEGVFDVDAGPAGAGPGGARDEPSGAGRSRPGRSRRAAVPDAEALDPADLFADVAGLTDDEEADDVAPVVAGGGAGGAGAGSRRARGRAGAAAGDVAAESVPSPTRPPGPDDIEYLVPPTDGAYRLPSPTLLRSGTPPKVRSAATDGVIASLTDVLTQFKVDARVTGFTRGPTVTRYEVELGSAVKVERITQLAKNIAYAVKSPDVRIISPIPGKSAVGIEIPNTDRELVSLGDVLRSSEATGNPHPLVVALGKDIEGGYVLANLAKMPHILIAGATGAGKSTCINTLITSVLARATPDQVRMVLVDPKRVELTNYQGIPHLITPIITNPKKAADALQWVVKEMENRYEDLAACGVRHVDDFNRKVRAGEIVAPPGSERVYTPYPYILAIVDELADLMMVAPRDVEDAICRITAMARAVGIHLVLATQRPSVDVVTGLIKANVPSRLAFATASLADSRTILDQAGAEKLVGLGDALFLPMGASKPARIQGAFVSEDEISAIVDHTKEQAQPAFVVDVFDGGGEPRKDIDEEIGDDMALFLQAVELVVSTQFGSTSMLQRKLRVGFAKAGRLMDLMESRGIVGPSEGSKARDVLVMPDELEGLLTTLRSG from the coding sequence GTGGCCACACGCACGTCCAACGCGCGCCCGCAGGCGCAATCCAAGCCGCGGCCGGCCACGGCGCGATCCGGCGGATCCGGTGCCACCGGCCGGGCTCCGGCCGGGGGCCGCGCCGGGTCGTCCACCCGCGGCGGTGCCGCCCGTGGGGCGAGCACCCGCCGCCGGGCGACCGCGCCGAAGGCTCCCGTCCAGCTGCTGATCGCCCAGGCAGTGATCAAAGCTGTCTACCACGGCTGGATGGCCGCCGCCGGCATGCTCGGCGGTCTGCTCCGCCGTTTCGGCCGCGGGACGCGGGACCTGCGCATCGACTCCGGGCACCGGCGGGACGGCCTCGGCCTGGCGGCGTTCGGCGCCGCGATCCTGCTCGGTGCCGCGTTGTGGGGCGGGGCCGGCGGGCCGATCGGCGCGTTCGTCGCCGCGGGGGTGGAGCTGTTCGTCGGCGTCGGCGCGCTGGCGGTCCCGTTGTTCTTCCTCGGTGCCTCCTGGCGGCTGGTGCGCTCGCCGTCCGACCCGGACAGCCGCGGCCGGGTCGTGATCGGCTGGGCCGCGGTCGCCGTCGGGATCCTCGGCGTGCTGCACATCGCCCGCGGGCTGCCGGACTTCGCCGACGGCACGGGCCGGCTGCGCGACGGCGGCGGCATGCTCGGGCTGCTCGGAAGCGCGCCGCTGGTCAGCGCGGTGACCCCCTACGTGGCCGTCCCGCTGCTGCTGCTCATCGCCTTCTTCGGGCTGCTGGTGGTGACGGCGACGCCGGTCCGCCAGGTGCCGGAGAAGCTGCGTGAGCTCGCCGAGCGGCTCACCGTCCCGATCCGGGCACCGGGCGACTCCTACGACGAGTTCGAGGACGAGTACGACGATCTCGACGCCGACGACGCGGCCGGGACCGGTGTCATCGACGAGCTGCTCGAGGACGAGGCGCCGCCGGCCCGGGGCCGGCGTGGGCGCGCCGGGCGCGCTGGGCGCTCCGGGTCCGGCGAGGGCGTCTTCGACGTCGACGCGGGTCCGGCGGGCGCGGGGCCGGGCGGTGCGCGGGACGAGCCGAGCGGCGCCGGGCGTTCCCGGCCGGGCCGGTCCCGCCGGGCCGCGGTGCCCGACGCAGAGGCCCTCGACCCCGCGGACCTGTTCGCCGACGTCGCCGGGCTGACCGACGACGAGGAGGCAGACGATGTCGCCCCGGTCGTAGCCGGGGGCGGCGCGGGCGGCGCGGGTGCTGGTTCGCGGCGGGCGCGGGGCCGGGCGGGTGCCGCCGCGGGCGACGTGGCAGCGGAGTCCGTCCCGTCCCCGACCCGGCCGCCCGGCCCGGATGACATCGAGTACCTCGTCCCGCCGACGGACGGTGCCTACCGGCTGCCGTCGCCGACGCTGCTGCGCTCCGGCACCCCGCCGAAGGTGCGCTCGGCGGCCACCGACGGTGTCATCGCCTCCCTGACGGACGTCCTCACGCAGTTCAAGGTCGATGCCAGGGTCACCGGGTTCACCCGGGGTCCGACGGTGACCCGCTACGAGGTGGAGCTGGGCTCGGCGGTGAAGGTCGAGCGCATCACCCAGCTCGCGAAGAACATCGCCTACGCGGTCAAGAGCCCGGACGTGCGGATCATCAGCCCGATCCCGGGCAAGAGCGCGGTGGGCATCGAGATCCCGAACACCGACCGCGAGCTGGTGTCGCTGGGCGACGTCCTGCGCAGCAGTGAGGCGACCGGGAACCCGCACCCGCTGGTCGTGGCCCTCGGGAAGGACATCGAGGGCGGCTACGTCCTGGCGAACCTGGCGAAGATGCCGCACATCCTCATCGCGGGCGCCACCGGGGCGGGTAAGTCGACCTGCATCAACACGCTCATCACGAGCGTGCTGGCGCGCGCCACCCCGGACCAGGTCCGGATGGTCCTCGTCGACCCGAAACGGGTCGAGCTGACGAATTACCAGGGCATTCCCCATCTGATCACACCGATCATCACCAATCCCAAGAAGGCGGCGGACGCGCTGCAGTGGGTGGTGAAGGAGATGGAGAACCGCTACGAGGACCTGGCGGCCTGCGGTGTCCGCCATGTCGACGACTTCAACCGGAAGGTGCGGGCGGGCGAGATCGTGGCGCCGCCCGGTTCGGAGCGGGTTTACACCCCGTATCCGTACATTCTCGCCATCGTCGACGAGTTGGCGGACCTCATGATGGTGGCCCCGCGTGACGTCGAGGACGCGATCTGCCGGATCACGGCGATGGCCCGCGCGGTGGGGATCCACCTGGTGCTGGCGACGCAGCGGCCCTCCGTGGACGTCGTCACCGGCCTGATCAAGGCGAACGTGCCGTCCCGGCTGGCCTTCGCCACGGCGTCGCTGGCCGACAGCCGCACGATCCTGGACCAGGCCGGTGCCGAGAAGCTCGTCGGCCTCGGGGACGCGCTGTTCCTGCCGATGGGAGCGAGCAAGCCGGCCCGGATCCAGGGCGCCTTCGTCTCCGAGGACGAGATCTCCGCGATCGTCGACCACACCAAGGAGCAGGCGCAGCCCGCCTTCGTGGTGGACGTCTTCGACGGCGGCGGCGAGCCGCGCAAGGACATCGACGAGGAGATCGGCGACGACATGGCGCTGTTCCTCCAGGCCGTCGAGCTGGTGGTCAGCACCCAGTTCGGGTCGACGTCCATGCTTCAGCGCAAGTTGCGGGTCGGGTTCGCGAAGGCCGGCCGGCTGATGGACCTGATGGAAAGCCGGGGGATAGTCGGCCCCAGCGAGGGCTCCAAGGCCCGCGATGTACTCGTGATGCCCGACGAGCTGGAAGGACTTCTCACGACGCTCCGCAGCGGCTAA
- a CDS encoding competence/damage-inducible protein A, with protein MRAELLAVGDELLYGDIVNGNAAWLGRQLADVGVEVATSTVVGDLISDIATAIGVALGRADAVIMTGGLGPTQDDLTREGIALAAGVGLRRDEAEEATLRRRFEELGRSRSGAGGRGVPEMNFRQADLPVGARPLPNGPGTAPGVQLEIGSGVVYAMPGVPFEMHEMFTRSVLPDILRRAGQPAVVVHRVLRTAGMWESMVAEALADEVARLEPIGNPRIAFLASGGQTRVRITARAADRAAAETLIAPVERAARAALGAGVYGGDDESLEGVVLELLRVEGATLAVAESLTGGLLAGRLTDVPGASAVFRGGVVSYATEVKGTVLNVGRDVLATEGAVSPAAAEAMAAGVRDLLGATYGLATTGVAGPREQEGKPVGTLHLGLAGPDGTTSRSLRLPGDRQRIREFAVVQALDVLRRTLEGRPAVGGSALPEQARAH; from the coding sequence ATGCGCGCTGAACTGCTGGCGGTGGGGGACGAGCTCCTCTACGGGGACATCGTGAACGGCAACGCGGCCTGGCTGGGACGTCAGCTCGCCGACGTCGGGGTCGAGGTGGCGACGTCCACCGTGGTCGGTGACCTGATCTCGGACATCGCGACCGCGATCGGTGTCGCGCTGGGGCGCGCCGACGCCGTGATCATGACGGGCGGGCTCGGCCCGACCCAGGACGACCTGACCCGCGAGGGGATCGCCCTGGCCGCCGGCGTCGGCCTGCGCCGGGACGAGGCCGAGGAGGCCACCCTGCGCCGCCGCTTCGAGGAGCTGGGCCGGTCGCGTTCGGGAGCGGGGGGCCGCGGGGTCCCCGAGATGAACTTCCGGCAGGCTGACCTGCCCGTCGGCGCGCGGCCGCTGCCCAACGGCCCGGGCACCGCGCCCGGCGTCCAGCTGGAGATCGGCTCCGGTGTCGTCTACGCCATGCCCGGCGTCCCGTTCGAGATGCACGAGATGTTCACCCGCAGCGTGCTGCCGGACATCCTGCGCCGGGCCGGGCAGCCCGCGGTGGTTGTGCACCGGGTGCTGCGCACGGCGGGCATGTGGGAGTCGATGGTCGCCGAGGCGCTCGCGGACGAGGTCGCCCGGCTCGAACCGATCGGGAACCCGCGCATCGCGTTCCTCGCCAGCGGCGGCCAGACCCGGGTGCGGATCACCGCCCGCGCCGCGGACCGGGCGGCCGCGGAGACGCTGATCGCCCCGGTGGAGCGGGCGGCGCGCGCGGCGCTCGGCGCCGGTGTCTACGGCGGCGACGACGAGTCGCTGGAGGGCGTCGTCCTGGAGCTGCTGCGGGTGGAGGGGGCGACGCTCGCCGTCGCGGAGTCGCTGACCGGCGGGCTGCTGGCGGGCCGGCTGACCGACGTCCCGGGGGCCAGCGCCGTGTTCCGCGGCGGGGTCGTCTCGTACGCCACCGAGGTCAAGGGCACCGTGCTCAACGTCGGCCGGGATGTCCTGGCGACCGAGGGCGCGGTCTCGCCGGCGGCGGCCGAGGCGATGGCGGCCGGCGTTCGGGACCTGCTCGGGGCCACCTACGGGCTCGCCACCACCGGCGTCGCCGGCCCGCGGGAGCAGGAGGGCAAGCCGGTGGGCACCCTGCATCTGGGGCTGGCCGGCCCGGACGGCACGACGTCCCGTTCGCTGCGGCTGCCCGGCGACCGGCAGCGGATCCGTGAGTTCGCCGTCGTGCAGGCTCTGGACGTGCTGCGCCGTACCCTGGAAGGCCGTCCGGCCGTCGGCGGGTCGGCGCTGCCGGAACAGGCCCGGGCGCACTGA
- a CDS encoding Dps family protein, with the protein MSAIRSPLSDEARTVTGEALQGAVVDLVDLSLLAKQLHWNVIGHNFRTVHLQLDAVVELARRHTDLAAERAVSIGVNPDGQAGTIARGSHLHGVEPGYINDEKAIRLITDVLAAMITRMRTRMDVTEQPDPVTQDLFIGVLRDLEEQHWMFQAMV; encoded by the coding sequence ATGAGCGCGATCCGCAGTCCGCTGTCAGACGAGGCGCGCACGGTCACCGGCGAGGCGCTCCAGGGCGCCGTCGTGGACCTGGTCGATCTGTCGCTGCTGGCCAAGCAGCTCCACTGGAACGTGATCGGCCATAACTTCCGCACGGTGCACCTTCAGCTCGACGCCGTGGTCGAGCTCGCCCGGCGCCACACCGACCTGGCCGCCGAACGCGCCGTGTCGATCGGGGTGAACCCTGACGGCCAGGCCGGGACCATCGCCCGCGGCAGTCACCTGCACGGTGTCGAGCCCGGCTACATCAACGACGAGAAGGCGATCCGGCTGATCACGGACGTCCTGGCCGCGATGATCACCAGGATGCGCACCCGGATGGACGTGACCGAGCAGCCGGACCCGGTGACCCAGGACCTGTTCATCGGCGTGCTCCGCGACCTCGAGGAACAGCACTGGATGTTCCAGGCGATGGTCTAG
- a CDS encoding helix-turn-helix domain-containing protein: MRSADDPATPESVDAVPPAQIPAPPAEVSPAQVPAPPAQIPAPQQPAPPERVGPGGAAAESLGSSIAAARRAAGLTIDDVSDRTRIRASLIERIEQDDFSGCGGSVYARGHLRSIATTLGLEPGPLLAVYDAGHEHVPSPVVVASPEFDPLHGGGGRGRGFGGFRWVPAMIISLVVVCALALVALLLPSGGGDSDDTATPRPSASPSAPAGPASPGPSPVPTTPPPPGVNVRMQALDAQSWLEVRDDSDKVLFAQLLQRGDSREVSSEGALEIKMGNAGAVDLSCNGTRLDRAGGSGEVVTIRVALAATGGGCTVDGPGTGGLAAGGPVLTAAPTG, translated from the coding sequence ATGCGGTCAGCGGACGACCCGGCGACCCCTGAGTCGGTGGACGCGGTGCCGCCGGCTCAGATCCCGGCTCCGCCGGCCGAGGTCTCGCCGGCTCAGGTCCCGGCTCCGCCGGCCCAGATCCCGGCGCCGCAGCAGCCGGCACCTCCGGAGCGGGTGGGCCCGGGCGGCGCGGCCGCGGAGTCCCTGGGCTCGTCCATCGCGGCGGCCCGGCGGGCCGCCGGCCTGACGATCGACGACGTGAGCGACCGGACCCGGATCCGCGCCTCGCTGATCGAGCGGATCGAGCAGGACGACTTCTCCGGCTGCGGCGGCTCCGTCTACGCGCGCGGGCACCTGCGCAGCATCGCGACCACGCTCGGGCTGGAGCCCGGCCCGCTGCTGGCGGTGTACGACGCCGGGCACGAGCACGTGCCGTCCCCGGTCGTGGTCGCCTCGCCGGAGTTCGACCCGCTGCACGGTGGCGGGGGGCGTGGCCGCGGGTTCGGCGGCTTCCGCTGGGTACCAGCGATGATCATTTCGCTGGTGGTGGTGTGCGCGCTGGCACTCGTCGCCCTGCTGCTGCCTTCGGGCGGGGGCGACTCCGACGACACGGCCACGCCCCGGCCGAGCGCGTCGCCGAGCGCCCCGGCCGGCCCGGCGTCGCCCGGTCCGTCCCCGGTGCCCACGACCCCGCCACCTCCCGGGGTGAACGTGCGGATGCAGGCCCTCGACGCGCAGAGCTGGCTGGAGGTCCGCGACGACAGCGACAAGGTGCTGTTCGCGCAGCTCCTGCAACGGGGCGACAGCCGTGAGGTGTCCTCCGAGGGTGCTCTGGAGATCAAGATGGGCAACGCGGGCGCCGTCGACCTCTCGTGTAACGGCACGAGACTGGACCGGGCCGGCGGGTCGGGCGAGGTCGTGACGATCCGGGTGGCGCTCGCCGCGACCGGCGGCGGCTGCACGGTCGACGGGCCGGGCACGGGCGGCCTCGCGGCCGGCGGGCCGGTGCTGACGGCCGCACCGACCGGCTGA
- a CDS encoding MiaB/RimO family radical SAM methylthiotransferase has product MSPRPARRVALVTLGCSRNEVDSEELAARLATDGWDLVDDAADADAVLVNTCGFVEAAKKDSIDALLAADALREPGDGGPRAVVAVGCMAERYGRELADTLPEADAVLGFDAYPRISAHLEAVLAGSAPASHTPRDRRTLLPISPVERGDASRAAHSPHIPGHIQPAGAVTAGSGRQRLTSSPVVPLKLSSGCDRRCAFCAIPSFRGSHVSRRPEDVLAEAEWLAGQGARELVLVSENSTSYGKDLGDLRALEKLLPKLAAVPGIVRVRTVYLQPAELRPSLLEVLLTTPGLAPYLDLSFQHASPAVLRRMRRFGGSTDFLDLLRRARALLPDLGARSNVIVGFPGETDEDVDILLNFLERADLDAVGVFGYSDEEGTEAAGMADHVDPEEIENRRAEVTDLVEQLTAARAERRIGTTVEVLVEEVAGALGYGCAGHQQADADGSCTVRLPAGGPPGGVAVGDLIAARVVAAEGVDLVAEFTGMLDRAGAGPAGTVAAGPAVAGSVLPPIPDGVGPMDAVGHPSGVA; this is encoded by the coding sequence GTGTCCCCTCGTCCTGCACGCCGGGTAGCTCTCGTCACGCTCGGGTGTTCCCGTAACGAGGTGGATTCCGAGGAACTCGCCGCCCGCCTCGCCACGGACGGCTGGGACCTGGTCGACGACGCCGCCGACGCGGACGCCGTCCTGGTCAACACCTGCGGTTTCGTCGAGGCGGCGAAGAAGGACTCGATCGACGCCCTGCTCGCCGCGGACGCCCTGCGCGAGCCCGGCGACGGCGGGCCGCGCGCGGTCGTGGCCGTGGGCTGCATGGCCGAGCGGTACGGCCGGGAGCTCGCCGACACCCTGCCCGAGGCGGACGCCGTGCTCGGCTTCGACGCCTACCCGCGGATCTCCGCGCACCTCGAGGCGGTGCTCGCCGGCTCGGCGCCGGCCTCGCACACCCCGCGCGACCGGCGCACGCTGCTGCCGATCTCCCCGGTGGAGCGGGGGGACGCCTCCCGCGCGGCGCACTCGCCGCACATCCCCGGTCATATCCAGCCGGCGGGCGCGGTCACGGCGGGGAGCGGCCGGCAGCGGCTCACCTCCAGCCCGGTCGTGCCGCTGAAGCTGTCCAGCGGGTGCGACCGCCGCTGCGCCTTCTGCGCCATCCCGTCCTTCCGCGGCTCGCATGTCTCCCGCCGCCCGGAGGACGTGCTGGCCGAGGCCGAGTGGCTGGCCGGGCAGGGCGCCCGCGAGCTGGTCCTGGTCAGCGAGAACTCGACGTCCTACGGCAAGGATCTCGGCGATCTGCGGGCGCTGGAGAAGCTGCTGCCGAAGCTGGCCGCCGTCCCGGGGATCGTCCGGGTCCGCACCGTGTATCTCCAGCCGGCCGAGCTGCGGCCGTCCCTGCTGGAGGTGCTGCTGACGACGCCGGGCCTGGCGCCCTACCTCGACCTGTCGTTCCAGCACGCCAGCCCGGCGGTGCTGCGGCGGATGCGCCGGTTCGGCGGCTCGACCGACTTCCTGGACCTGCTGCGGCGGGCCCGCGCGCTGCTCCCGGACCTGGGCGCCCGCTCGAACGTGATCGTCGGCTTCCCCGGTGAGACCGACGAGGACGTCGACATCCTGCTGAACTTCCTCGAGCGTGCCGACCTCGACGCGGTCGGGGTGTTCGGCTATTCCGACGAGGAGGGGACGGAGGCCGCCGGCATGGCGGACCACGTCGACCCCGAGGAGATCGAGAACCGGCGGGCCGAGGTGACCGACCTCGTCGAGCAGCTCACCGCCGCCCGCGCCGAGCGCCGGATCGGCACGACCGTCGAGGTGCTCGTCGAGGAGGTGGCCGGTGCTCTCGGGTACGGCTGCGCCGGGCACCAGCAGGCCGACGCCGACGGCTCGTGCACGGTCCGCCTGCCCGCGGGTGGGCCACCGGGCGGCGTGGCCGTCGGGGACCTGATCGCGGCCCGGGTCGTGGCGGCCGAGGGCGTCGACCTGGTCGCGGAGTTCACCGGCATGCTCGACCGCGCCGGAGCCGGCCCGGCCGGCACCGTGGCGGCCGGGCCGGCCGTGGCGGGTTCCGTGCTGCCGCCGATCCCGGACGGGGTCGGCCCGATGGACGCGGTGGGCCACCCTTCGGGTGTGGCGTGA
- a CDS encoding CDP-alcohol phosphatidyltransferase family protein translates to MTGTGTGDRAAPKPPVLNIANVLTILRLALVPVFVAFLFAGPDTDGWRYAAFGAYAVAAVTDQIDGSIARRRGLVTDFGILVDPIADKALTGAALVSLSILGELPWAVTVVVAVREIGVTLLRLWVIRYGVIAASRGGKAKTLLLNISLGLYVLPLAGVAASGRAVILACGVVVAVVTGADYVYRALALRRQAGPELPQAQAAQAQVASESTAPEPTARELTAPDQGAVTGPGRGEIDAR, encoded by the coding sequence GTGACCGGCACCGGCACCGGCGACCGGGCGGCGCCGAAGCCGCCCGTTCTCAACATCGCCAACGTCCTGACGATCCTCCGGCTGGCGCTGGTACCGGTCTTCGTGGCCTTCCTGTTCGCCGGCCCGGACACCGACGGCTGGCGCTACGCGGCGTTCGGCGCGTACGCCGTCGCCGCGGTCACCGACCAGATCGACGGCTCGATCGCCCGCCGCCGCGGCCTCGTCACCGACTTCGGGATTCTGGTGGATCCCATCGCGGACAAGGCGCTCACCGGTGCCGCGCTGGTCTCGCTGTCGATCCTCGGTGAGCTGCCCTGGGCGGTCACCGTCGTGGTCGCCGTCCGCGAGATCGGCGTGACGCTGCTACGGCTGTGGGTCATCCGGTACGGGGTGATCGCGGCCAGTCGGGGCGGCAAGGCGAAGACACTGCTCCTCAACATCTCGCTCGGGCTCTACGTGCTGCCGCTGGCGGGCGTCGCGGCCAGCGGTCGAGCGGTGATCCTCGCCTGCGGGGTCGTGGTCGCCGTGGTGACCGGGGCGGACTACGTCTACCGGGCGCTGGCGCTGCGCCGCCAGGCCGGCCCGGAGCTGCCGCAGGCGCAGGCGGCGCAGGCGCAGGTGGCGTCGGAGTCGACGGCACCGGAGCCGACGGCACGGGAGCTGACGGCGCCGGATCAGGGGGCTGTGACCGGGCCCGGAAGAGGAGAGATCGATGCGCGCTGA
- a CDS encoding helix-turn-helix domain-containing protein, translating to MVLLRRVIGEALRRRRQDQHRTLREVSSAARVSLGYLSEVERGQKEASSELLASICDALGVRLADLLREVSDDLELAELAASAPTPVGGPSAVVVPARPAVVDRAA from the coding sequence ATGGTCCTGCTCCGACGCGTGATCGGCGAGGCGTTGCGCCGCCGCCGACAGGATCAGCACCGGACACTGCGGGAGGTGTCGTCGGCGGCGAGAGTGTCGCTCGGCTACCTCTCGGAGGTCGAGCGCGGCCAGAAGGAGGCGAGCTCGGAACTGCTCGCGTCCATCTGCGACGCGTTGGGGGTACGGCTGGCGGACCTTCTTCGCGAGGTCAGTGACGACCTGGAACTCGCCGAGCTGGCGGCGAGCGCGCCGACACCGGTCGGTGGCCCGTCCGCCGTGGTCGTGCCGGCCCGCCCGGCGGTGGTCGACCGCGCCGCCTGA